CTCATTACCAATAACTACCTGATATTGCCCACCTGATTGCACCACCGTAATGACACCATCGGTATCCTTTAAAACAGCTGTTTTTGCAATACTTTCATCCTTTAACTTGAACCGTAACCGCGTTGTGCAGTGCACCACACTGTTAACATTATCCTTACCGCCAACTCCGGCGATAATCTTTTTACTTAATTCTTCATAAGCCATCTTGTTTCCTCCTAAAAATATTCGACTTGGATAAACAAAAACCCAAACGTCCTTGCTTAAAGGCCTCACCATTAGTACTCTCATGGTGATGATTCTTAAGCAAAGATATTTGGGTTCATGCCTGTTTAACCAGTAACACACCTACTTAATCTTCGATTATTCAATTTTCTGTCGATGCGTTACTCGCCAGATATGCAACGTTAAATATACTTGATCATCCGGTGATAACACCCAATTTGCCTTACTTTGTAAAAAGTCATCAATTCGTTCAACCGTTCGATAGGCTTTAGGATATTTGACTATCATTAGCTGAAGCAATGATTGATCTAAGTCACTGCCAGTTGCTGGTGCATGACTTGCGCGTTGAACCATTAGTGATCGCAAATGTGCTACGAAACGATTATAATTGAATGATTCAGAGTCTAGCGTAATACCATATTGGTACTGAACAATATTGACAATACCACTAATAAGTTTTGTGATTTTGATCGTTTCTTGTAACTTAGAGCCATCCGAAGCAGCATTGACAAAGTGATAGGTCATAAAGACCACTTCACTTTTTGGCAACGAAATTTTAGCACAAGTTTTAATCAAATCAACAGCTTTTTGAGCGGCTTTATATTCTTTGCTAAAAAGGTTGCGAACTTCCCACCGAA
This genomic window from Lactobacillus sp. CBA3606 contains:
- a CDS encoding PRD domain-containing protein: MKFLRNFNNNAALVEDDDSVEWVVIGNGVGFGKHRDDLIDETKIDRRFIATLTGNLDVDSFKDLRPQALSLTTKVIHLVEPILGLSFNDYQYFVLADHIDFAIKRANDGIDVDNGTVRWEVRNLFSKEYKAAQKAVDLIKTCAKISLPKSEVVFMTYHFVNAASDGSKLQETIKITKLISGIVNIVQYQYGITLDSESFNYNRFVAHLRSLMVQRASHAPATGSDLDQSLLQLMIVKYPKAYRTVERIDDFLQSKANWVLSPDDQVYLTLHIWRVTHRQKIE